In a single window of the Gadus macrocephalus chromosome 6, ASM3116895v1 genome:
- the elac1 gene encoding zinc phosphodiesterase ELAC protein 1 gives MTMDLTFLGTGSAYPSPHRGASALVLRTEGECWLFDCGEGTQTQLMKSQLRASRITKVFISHLHGDHLFGLPGLLCTVSLQTNPNPTQALPCLDIYGPTGLRKYLRVTLGLTGSQLIFPYAVHELETLPDQSPPEGQLSFEMTSESGALHPQEQLGRRVSLDVSTDCYMLFQDKRFVVKAFRLFHRVPSFGFCVQEHDRPGRLNTELLKELGLNPGPQYGRLKAGEPVTLENGRVLLSGEVMEEAIPGRKICILGDCSAIVGEGPLKACHRADILVHEATLADEQQEKAVEHGHSTPKMAAAVALACVAQKLVLYHFSQRYKPCALQKEGDDDDILLLKRQAEDALQGSGVDVTLAEDFLTLAIPLKR, from the exons GGGACTGGATCTGCATATCCGTCCCCCCATCGCGGTGCTTCAGCGCTGGTTCTCAGGACGGAAGGAGAATGTTGGCTGTTTGACTGTGGTGAAGGAACTCAAACCCAACTCATGAAAAGTCAACTAAGAGCAA GTCGCATCACCAAAGTTTTCATCTCACATTTGCACGGGGACCACCTATTTGGTTTACCCGGTCTCCTGTGCACCGTGAGCCTACAGACAAACCCTAACCCCACTCAGGCTCTTCCCTGCTTGGATATCTATGGCCCCACGGGCCTCAGGAAGTACCTCAGGGTGACTCTGGGTCTCACGGGCTCACAACTCATCTTCCCTTATGCAG TTCATGAGCTTGAAACTCTGCCTGACCAGAGTCCACCCGAAGGTCAGCTGAGCTTTGAG ATGACTTCAGAGTCTGGTGCGCTGCATCCTCAAGAGCAGCTGGGGAGGCGCGTCTCCCTGGACGTGTCCACCGACTGCTACATGCTTTTTCAAGACAAGAGGTTTGTGGTGAAGGCCTTCAGGTTGTTCCACCGCGTACCCTCCTTTGGCTTCTGCGTTCAGGAGCATGACCGACCTGGCAGACTCAACACAGAGCTGTTGAAAGAGTTAG GCCTCAACCCCGGACCCCAGTATGGCCGTCTGAAGGCTGGGGAACCCGTGACCCTGGAGAACGGCCGTGTGCTACTGTCTGGGGAAGTCATGGAAGAAGCTATTCCAGGGAGGAAAATCTGTATTTTAGGGGACTGCAGTGCCATTGTTGGAGAAGGACCGCTGAAGGCATGCCACAGAGCAGACATTTTAGTGCACGAAGCCACACTTGCAGATGAGCAGCAGGAAAAAGCAGTGGAACACGGGCACAGCACCCCAAAGATGGCTGCCGCAGTAGCCTTGGCTTGCGTTGCGCAAAAGCTGGTTTTGTATCATTTCAGTCAAAGGTACAAGCCTTGTGCCCTGCAGAAGGAAGGGGATGACGATGACATTCTCCTGCTCAAAAGACAGGCTGAAGACGCCCTCCAAGGTAGCGGTGTAGATGTTACTCTGGCTGAGGACTTCCTTACTCTGGCAATACCCCTAAAAAGGTAG